One bacterium CG_4_10_14_0_2_um_filter_33_32 genomic window, AAAAGTAGGTTTCCTGTATCCGGAGAGATTAATGTTTCTGTAGCTCAAAGCGTCCAAGAGATTATTGATAAGCTAAAAGAAAAATACCAAGATGGTAAAGAAGATGATATAGATGGATTATCAATAGAATATCCGGATTGGCGCTTTAATGTCAGATCTTCAAATACAGAACCGGTTATACGTATAAACATAGAAGCAGATTCTAATGAATTGCTTGGACAGAAGAAACAAGAACTTTTGAGCACGATCTAACCTAAGCCTACTTTATTTTTAACTTCTTCTAATGCTGGTATTGCAACTTTACCTGCTTTATCAGCGCCATCTTTTAATATTTTTTCTAAGTATTGAGGTTCTTTTTGCAATTGGTTAAATTTTTGATGAAATTTTTCTAGTCCGTTAATAATCACTTCTGCTAAATCTTTTTTAAAATCAGCGTAACCCTTGTTTCTATATCTTTCTTCTATTTCAGAAATTGGTTCATCTGTAAATCCGCGGTAAATATTTAGAAGATTAGAAATGGCCGGTTTGTTTTTTTCATCGTATTTAATTTCTTTGCCGGTATCAGTTACTGCTTTTTTAATCTTCTCTCTTATAGTGTCTGCTGAATCCGTTAAGGCAATATAATTATATAAGCTTTTTGCTGATTTGCTCATTTTTTCACTTGGGTTATCTAATCCCATAATTCTAGCTGTATCTTTTCGGATGTCTGCTTTGGGCACAATAAAGGTTTCTCCGAAAGTATTATTGAATCTTTTAGCAATATCTCTTGTTAATTCGATATGCTGAAGTTGATCTTCGCCTACAGGTACGATCTTTGTTTTATATAAAAGAATATCAGCAGCCATTAAAACCGGATAATCAAATAAGCCAGTATTTATGTTTTCGGAGTGACGCTTTGATTTATCTTTAAACTGAGTCATTCTTTCTAATTCACTTATGTAAGTTATAGTATTTAAAATCCAACCCAGCTCAGCGTGCTCTGGCCTGTGAGACTGTACAAATATTACTGATTTTTGAAGGTCTATACCGGTAGCTAGATATATTGCAGCTACTTCCCTTATCTTTTGTTTTAAAATTTTAGGGTCTTGTTTTACCGTGATAGCGTGTAAATCAACAATACAAAAAAAGCTTTCGTATTCTTCTTGAAGTTTAACCCAATTAACGATGGCTCCTAAGTAGTTACCTATATGAAGAGTACCGCTTGGCTGTATGCCTGAAAAAATTCT contains:
- the trpS gene encoding tryptophan--tRNA ligase — encoded protein: MKNRIFSGIQPSGTLHIGNYLGAIVNWVKLQEEYESFFCIVDLHAITVKQDPKILKQKIREVAAIYLATGIDLQKSVIFVQSHRPEHAELGWILNTITYISELERMTQFKDKSKRHSENINTGLFDYPVLMAADILLYKTKIVPVGEDQLQHIELTRDIAKRFNNTFGETFIVPKADIRKDTARIMGLDNPSEKMSKSAKSLYNYIALTDSADTIREKIKKAVTDTGKEIKYDEKNKPAISNLLNIYRGFTDEPISEIEERYRNKGYADFKKDLAEVIINGLEKFHQKFNQLQKEPQYLEKILKDGADKAGKVAIPALEEVKNKVGLG